One window from the genome of Megalobrama amblycephala isolate DHTTF-2021 linkage group LG4, ASM1881202v1, whole genome shotgun sequence encodes:
- the epd gene encoding ependymin yields MMHTVKLLCVVFSCLCAVAWASSHRQPCHSPPLTSGTMKVVSTGGHDLASGEFSYDSKANKFRFVEDTTHANKTSHMDVLIHFEEGTLYEIDSKNESCKKETLQFRKHLMEIPPDATHESEIYMGSPSITEQGLRVRVWNGKLSELHAHYSLSTTSCGCLPVSGSYYGEKKDLLFSFFGVETEVDDPQVFVPPAYCEGVAFEEAPDDHSFFDLFHD; encoded by the exons ATGATGCATACAGTCAAGCTGCTCTGTGTGGTGTTCTCGTGCCTCTGTGCTGTCGCGTGGGCTTCTTCTCATCGCCAGCCATGTC atTCACCACCTTTGACCAGTGGAACAATGAAAGTG GTTTCAACGGGGGGTCATGACCTTGCATCTGGAGAGTTCAGTTATGACTCCAAAGCGAATAAATTTCGTTTTGTGGAAGACACTACTCACGCGAACAAAACTTCGCATATGGATGTGCTCATACATTTTGAAGAG GGTACACTTTATGAGATAGACAGTAAAAACGAGAGTTGCAAGAAGGAGACTCTGCAGTTCCGTAAGCACCTGATGGAGATTCCACCCGATGCCACTCACGAGTCTGAGATTTACATGGGCAGCCCCTCAATCACAGAACAGGGACTCAGAGTCCGGGTCTGGAATGGAAAGTTGTCTGAACTTCACG CTCACTACTCTCTCTCAACCACTTCCTGTGGCTGTTTGCCGGTCTCTGGATCCTACTATGGTGAGAAGAAGGACCTTCTCTTCAG TTTCTTCGGTGTTGAAACAGAAGTTGATGACCCACAAGTCTTTGTGCCCCCGGCCTATTGTGAGGGCGTGGCATTCGAGGAGGCCCCAGATGACCACAGCTTCTTCGACCTGTTCCACGACTGA
- the panx1b gene encoding pannexin-1b, which yields MAIARVATEYVFSDFLLKEQSESKYKGLQLELATDKLVSFIAVGLPLLLISLAFAQEVSVGTQITCFPPTNFTMRQAAYVDSFCWAAVEHHPADNGADSAPLHLHKFFPYILLLVAVLMYIPALFWRFTATPSLSSDLSFIMEELDRCYNRAIRLAKSLTSQQDKDTAEDPHSGLELTEACFKYPLVEQYLKTKRSSWALAAKYLLCRVLTFLTLLLACSYLTYYILWVSHSDQFSCNLRRGILVNESAVPDAVQCKLVAVGVFRLLSCMNLVVYLLLVPAVVYAAFQPARQHQRVQFLRPYHLLPAFGHALDLQPSTRRYDDLSIYLLFLEENLSELKSYKCLQVLELLSEGGEATFDTMCLLRTLGQVRTDMVDRKQARTVNGNAEKEISELKDVSSVLLDDGVSCSCVKDVKHRVV from the exons ATGGCTATAGCGCGCGTTGCGACTGAATATGTGTTTTCTGATTTTTTATTGAAAGAACAGAGTGAATCTAAGTATAAAGGCTTGCAACTGGAACTGGCCACAGACAAACTGGTCAGTTTTATCGCGGTCGGGCTTCCTTTGTTACTCATCTCACTCGCCTTTGCACAAGAAGTCTCTGTGG GTACCCAGATCACATGTTTTCCACCCACTAACTTCACAATGAGACAGGCTGCATATGTGGACTCATTCTGCTGGGCCGCAGTAGAGCATCACCCTGCAGACAATGGGGCTGATAGCGCCCCCCTTCATCTACACAAG TTCTTTCCTTATATCCTTCTGCTGGTCGCCGTCCTCATGTATATACCTGCTCTATTCTGGCGTTTCACGGCTACCCCTTCCTTATCCTCTGACCTCAGTTTTATCATGGAGGAACTTGACCGTTGTTACAACCGTGCCATCCGTCTGGCCAAGAGCCTCACATCCCAACAAGACAAAGACACTGCAGAAGACCCACACAG TGGTCTTGAATTGACTGAAGCTTGTTTTAAGTACCCTCTGGTAGAGCAGTACTTAAAGACAAAACGTTCATCATGGGCTTTGGCTGCAAAATATCTGCTTTGTCGGGTTTTAACATTCCTCACTTTATTGCTGGCCTGCTCTTATCTGACCTACTACATCCTTTGGGTTTCACACAGTGATCAGTTCTCCTGTAACCTGCGCAGAG GTATATTGGTAAATGAAAGTGCGGTGCCAGACGCAGTTCAGTGTAAGCTAGTGGCAGTGGGTGTTTTTCGTCTCCTAAGTTGCATGAATCTGGTGGTGTATTTACTGTTAGTACCGGCTGTGGTGTACGCTGCCTTTCAACCTGCTCGTCAGCACCAGCGTGTTCAGTTCCTCCGTCCATACCACCTCCTGCCTGCTTTCGGACACGCTCTGGATTTGCAGCCTTCTACCCGGCGCTATGATGACCTCAGCATCTACCTGCTGTTCTTGGAGGAAAACTTGAGCGAGCTTAAGAGCTACAAATGTTTGCAG GTATTAGAGCTGCTGTCGGAAGGAGGGGAAGCCACGTTTGACACTATGTGTCTCCTCAGGACTCTAGGACAAGTGAGGACTGACATGGTGGACAGAAAACAAGCCCGAACTGTCAATGGAAATGCAGAGAAAGAAATCTCCGAACTAAAGG ATGTCTCTTCTGTTCTGCTGGATGATGGAGTAAGCTGCAGCTGCGTGAAAGATGTAAAACACAGGGTGGTCTAA
- the ins gene encoding insulin has protein sequence MAVWLQAGALLFLLAVSSVNANAGAPQHLCGSHLVDALYLVCGPTGFFYNPKRDVDPLMGFLPAKSAQETEVADFAFKDHAELIRKRGIVEQCCHKPCSIFELQNYCN, from the exons ATGGCAGTGTGGCTCCAGGCTGGTGCTCTGTTGTTCCTGTTGGCCGTCTCCAGTGTGAACGCTAACGCAGGGGCCCCGCAGCACCTGTGTGGATCTCATCTCGTCGATGCCCTCTACCTGGTCTGTGGGCCAACAGGCTTCTTTTACAACCCCAAGAGAGATGTTGACCCTCTTATGG GTTTCCTTCCCGCTAAATCTGCCCAGGAAACTGAAGTGGCTgactttgcatttaaagatcATGCTGAGCTGATAAGGAAGAGAGGCATAGTGGAGCAGTGCTGCCACAAACCCTGCAGCATCTTTGAGCTGCagaattactgtaattaa